A window of Haloarcula sp. H-GB4 contains these coding sequences:
- a CDS encoding rubrerythrin-like domain-containing protein: protein MPTWSDPAPCDDDEQLFECPDCGKRLCSERSTVSCGRCETEMQNLSVPRPE from the coding sequence ATGCCAACGTGGTCAGACCCCGCCCCATGCGACGACGACGAACAGCTGTTTGAATGCCCGGACTGCGGGAAGCGTCTCTGTAGCGAGCGCTCAACCGTCTCCTGTGGCCGCTGTGAGACAGAAATGCAGAACCTCAGCGTCCCTCGGCCGGAATAA